The segment ACCGACACCTATTATGTTGCCTTTAAAACCTCTGAGTCCCGTAAGCAGGTGTGCTTCCCGAACGATGGAATCGATACTACGGCTTGTGATGGTACGTCCCTGATGCTGTGTTATGGCGCAGAAAGAGCAGCTTCCAAAGCAGCCCCTGTGAGTGGCAATGGAGAATTTCACGGTTTCCAGTGCAGGGACCCTTTCCCTGTAGGAGGGATGATCCTCTCTTGTGTAGGGCAGCTCATAGACGTGGTCAAGCTCTTCCTGTGACAGCTGCCTCATCGGGGGATTCTGTATTATCGTTGTTTTCGGATGAGGTTGTATCAGTGCGATACCTCTTACAGGGTCCTGCTGCTCATACATGAGCTTGAATGCGTTTGCGTAGAGCTTTTTGTCTGATGACACATCTTTGTAGGAGGGAAGTTCAACGTAAGGGAAAGTGCTGTCCGCATGTTCCTTCATTTCCTTCCACTTCTTCACTTCCATTTTCCAGGCAGTACCAGCGATATCCCTGATATCGGAGATGTCCTCGCCTGAGTCAAGCCTGCGTGCGATCTCCGTGGTCTGCAGCTCCCCCATCCCGTAGACTAGAAGGTCTGCAGGCGCATCTGCGAGTATGGATTGCCTTACTTTGCCTGACCAGTAGTCATATTCTGCAAAGCGGCGAAGGGATGCCTCAATTCCTCCGATCACGATGGGCACTTCAGGGTAGGCTTCCTTGAGTCTGTTGGAGTAGACAACTGTTGCGCGGTTAGGGCGCAGTCCGGTCTGGGCTCCCGGGGAGTACATATCCTTTGGTCTGGGTTTGAGTGCAGGAGTGTAATTGCTCACCATGGAATCGGTGTTCCCTGCAGTCACTGCAAAAAAGAGGCGTGGTCTGCCAAGTTTCATGAAGTCTTCAGTATTGTCCCATTTTGGTTGGGCGATTATACCTACCTTAAAGCCGGCATCCTCGAGGACGCGACCTATAATAGTTGCACCAAAACCGGGGTGGTCTACGTATGCATCCCCGGTGATGATGATAATATCAAGTTCATCCCATCCGCGCCTTTTGCATTCCCTGCGGTCCATTGGCAGGAACTTTGATGCATCAGGGCCTTTTTGTTTCCGTTTTTTTCCTGACATGTTCTTTCCTGTTAGCGGAATGATCTTGACATCTGTAGTGACAGCCGTATCTGCTTGTTCGCGTCATCACTGGTTACCGGTCCGTGTCCGGGGTAGATGGTGATAACATCAAGTTTGGTGAGCTTTTCGATGGATGCTGAAAGGTCTTCCATGGAGCCTCCGGCAAAGTCGGTACGTCCGATTCCGCCGTTAGGGAACACGGTGTCACCTGAGAAAAGCCCTTTGGAATAGGGCTCGTAGAGGCTGATACCACCGGGTGTGTGGCCCGGGGTGTGGATTACCTGAAGGGCTTCGATGTCATCGAT is part of the Methanococcoides methylutens MM1 genome and harbors:
- a CDS encoding YgiQ family radical SAM protein, with amino-acid sequence MSGKKRKQKGPDASKFLPMDRRECKRRGWDELDIIIITGDAYVDHPGFGATIIGRVLEDAGFKVGIIAQPKWDNTEDFMKLGRPRLFFAVTAGNTDSMVSNYTPALKPRPKDMYSPGAQTGLRPNRATVVYSNRLKEAYPEVPIVIGGIEASLRRFAEYDYWSGKVRQSILADAPADLLVYGMGELQTTEIARRLDSGEDISDIRDIAGTAWKMEVKKWKEMKEHADSTFPYVELPSYKDVSSDKKLYANAFKLMYEQQDPVRGIALIQPHPKTTIIQNPPMRQLSQEELDHVYELPYTREDHPSYRERVPALETVKFSIATHRGCFGSCSFCAITQHQGRTITSRSIDSIVREAHLLTGLRGFKGNIIGVGGPSANMYAMKCKKWEKSGTCKDKLCLYPEPCPSMDTSHKENIEMLRRLREIPEVKNVFVSYGVRYDLALLDPEYVEELCEHHVSGQLKIAPEHFSKEVTDCMKKPGRKVFEDFAELFDRTNKKLDKDQYLVTFLMSGHPACTMEDMIELAQYIKETNRYTEQVQDFTPTPMTAATCMFHTGLDPFTDKEVYVATSRREKNIQRAMMHYRDPRNHSLVYEGLKNAGREDLIGNSWNCLIPRKGKKTSSYKKR